CTGCACGCCGGCCGGCCCCGCCCCCACGATCAAGTACCTAGTCTTCTGCACGTTCTCTTCCCCTTAAGAACCTTTCTAATCCAAAAATTCTAATCCAAAAATTCGCCGCCCCTGGCGCAAGCGGCGATGATTCGTCGCCCGCCCGATGGGTCTATGCTGCGGCGGCCTTGTCAGACAAAAGACGCTCAAACGATTCGGTAGCCCCGGTCGTTAGATAGTCTCGCCCGCGCTCGAGCATTTGCCTTAGGTGTGACACGTGATCCTTAGCAAGCACAGCTGCCGCAGAGTGCTGCTCAACGCGGTTGGCCACTTCTATTTCCGCTAGCTCTTGTACGGTTTCTGGTTCCACGGCCAGCAAACGTTGCTCGCTCATGTGCCACAGATGGGGCGAGTCCTTGTCCAGTTCGAAAAACAGGCCCAGACGGTCCGTTGCGCAGAACAGGTGAGCGAGGGATTCGGCTTCCTTGCCGATCTCGGCCGCGATGGCTTCGCGATCCGATAGGCCCGTCGAACTCACCTTGTAGTACTGCGTGCCGTAGATGCTGTGGAACAGCCCCGCCAGCGCCACGTGCTGCGGGTTCCCCCACTGCTGAAGCAGGCGGTAGGTCCCCGCGAGATGACTCAGCAGTGACCCTTTCGTGTGCGGGTTCGTGTCCGTTCCGTAGCGATTGAGCACCGCCAGATAGCGCGGGTCGATGTCATCCATAGGCGGCTCCCTATCCTTCTCTTGGCGCGCGATCTTCTGCCGCACTGAGTACGGTCGCGCGGCAAAATTCCGCGTCCGACCGCTACTGTCAATAATGTGGTTATAGTCAAATGGCAGATCGCATTAAGTCAATATTTTGGATACCGCGGTCCATTAGAGCGCCTCCAAGAATTCGATAGAAGCTTGTAATGGTTGAATTTTCCATGAAATTCAGGGCGCGCCGACGATTGAACATATGGCGTGCCAATACGCATTTCGCGCCAGTCACGTCGCATTGACCGACGCAGGGCAGACGCCCCTCGAGCGTGCTGGTGAGCGGATCCACCGCGCCCCGAACGAGGTGTTCCCGGCCCTACGGACGCGGGCCGCGGCGGCCGAGCTGCAGCGCCATTTCGATCGCGCTACAGCCCGCGCGAGCTGAGAGTCACGCAAGTGCGCTGGTGGCCGAGGCCCGAATGACTTGCCCGCGCTAGCGAGATGGATGCCCCGTGCGCGCCGACACGGTCGACGGCGCCGCGAAAGCACGCTATAACGCCCACCACAAGCATTGTTACATCAACACAAGCGATCAGAAAAATTAGCAAACTCGTCGAAGGGAACAACGATCTCGCCGCCAGCGCTGGCCAGGACGAGACGCTGTCGAAGGTGCTTTCCCGGTGATCGGCCGAGGCATGCTGCGCCACACCACCGGAGCGGCACGGGGCGCAGTCGGCGAGTCGGTAAGCGATGCTCGCCCGCGGCAAGCAAGGCCACGGCCG
The DNA window shown above is from Pseudomonadota bacterium and carries:
- a CDS encoding DUF6817 domain-containing protein; this translates as MDDIDPRYLAVLNRYGTDTNPHTKGSLLSHLAGTYRLLQQWGNPQHVALAGLFHSIYGTQYYKVSSTGLSDREAIAAEIGKEAESLAHLFCATDRLGLFFELDKDSPHLWHMSEQRLLAVEPETVQELAEIEVANRVEQHSAAAVLAKDHVSHLRQMLERGRDYLTTGATESFERLLSDKAAAA